A window of the Pseudomonas furukawaii genome harbors these coding sequences:
- the yacG gene encoding DNA gyrase inhibitor YacG, translating into MSQAVTVECPTCGAPVEWGPQSPSRPFCSERCKLIDLGAWAAEEHAIPGDHSEDELFSGELPPREH; encoded by the coding sequence ATGAGCCAAGCCGTCACCGTGGAGTGCCCGACCTGCGGCGCTCCGGTGGAGTGGGGCCCGCAAAGCCCTTCCCGCCCTTTCTGCTCCGAACGCTGCAAACTCATCGACCTGGGTGCCTGGGCGGCCGAGGAACATGCCATCCCCGGCGACCATTCGGAGGACGAGTTGTTCTCCGGCGAGCTACCGCCCCGGGAGCATTGA
- the coaE gene encoding dephospho-CoA kinase (Dephospho-CoA kinase (CoaE) performs the final step in coenzyme A biosynthesis.) produces MNKPWILGLTGGIGSGKSAVATHFSDLGVHLVDADQAARWVVEPGRPALAKIAEHFGSDVLQADGQLDRAALRQRIFENAEERRWLESLLHPLIGLEISQYLSKAESPYAILVSPLLIESGQHRMTQRVLLVDAPESAQIQRTVARDKVPEEQVQAILKVQASREHRLQHAHDVLLNDRDLHWLRNEVERLHNFYLTLRGGQP; encoded by the coding sequence ATGAACAAACCCTGGATTCTTGGCCTTACTGGCGGCATTGGCAGCGGCAAGAGCGCTGTCGCCACCCACTTCAGCGACCTGGGCGTGCACCTGGTGGATGCCGACCAGGCTGCCCGCTGGGTGGTGGAACCCGGCCGCCCGGCCCTGGCGAAGATCGCCGAGCATTTCGGCAGCGACGTGCTGCAAGCCGACGGCCAACTGGACCGCGCCGCCCTGCGCCAGCGCATTTTCGAGAACGCCGAGGAGCGGCGCTGGCTGGAAAGCCTGCTGCACCCCTTGATCGGACTGGAAATCAGCCAGTACCTGTCCAAGGCCGAATCGCCTTACGCCATTCTCGTCTCGCCGCTGCTGATCGAGTCCGGCCAGCACCGCATGACCCAACGGGTGCTGCTGGTGGATGCGCCGGAGTCCGCGCAGATCCAGCGCACCGTGGCCCGCGACAAGGTGCCGGAGGAACAGGTCCAGGCGATCCTCAAAGTGCAGGCCAGCCGGGAGCACCGACTCCAGCACGCCCATGATGTGCTGCTGAACGACCGCGACCTCCACTGGCTTCGCAACGAAGTGGAGCGTCTGCACAACTTCTACCTGACCCTGCGAGGAGGCCAGCCATGA
- a CDS encoding prepilin peptidase, which yields MQLIDFLASHVLAFVFCALLLGLLVGSFLNVVIHRLPKMMLRDWQEQAREALELPAEPKGPVFNLVLPNSRCPHCQHEIRAWENIPVVSYLALGGKCSACKAPISTRYPLVELACGLLSAYLAWHFGFSWQAGAFLVLTWGLLAMSMIDVDHQLLPDALVLPLLWLGLILNSQGLFVSLEDALWGAVAGYLSLWSVYWVFKLVTGKEGMGHGDFKLLAMLGAWGGWQVLPLTILLSSLVGAILGVIMLRLRNQDTATPIPFGPYLAIAGWIALLWGDQITATYLQFAGLK from the coding sequence ATGCAATTGATCGACTTTCTGGCCAGCCATGTGCTGGCCTTTGTTTTCTGCGCGCTCCTGCTGGGTCTGCTGGTGGGCAGCTTCCTCAATGTGGTGATCCATCGCCTGCCGAAGATGATGCTGCGGGACTGGCAGGAGCAGGCCCGGGAAGCCCTGGAACTGCCCGCCGAACCCAAGGGGCCGGTCTTCAACCTGGTGCTGCCGAACTCCCGCTGCCCCCATTGCCAGCATGAAATCCGTGCCTGGGAGAACATCCCGGTGGTGAGCTACCTGGCCCTGGGTGGCAAGTGCTCCGCCTGCAAGGCCCCCATCAGCACCCGCTATCCGCTCGTGGAACTGGCTTGCGGCCTGCTGTCCGCCTACCTGGCCTGGCACTTCGGCTTCAGCTGGCAAGCCGGCGCCTTCCTGGTGCTGACCTGGGGCCTGCTGGCCATGAGCATGATCGACGTGGACCATCAGTTACTGCCGGACGCCCTGGTGCTGCCGCTGCTCTGGCTGGGGCTGATCCTCAACAGCCAGGGGCTGTTCGTCAGCCTGGAAGATGCGCTGTGGGGCGCGGTGGCGGGCTACCTCAGCCTCTGGTCGGTGTACTGGGTGTTCAAGCTGGTGACCGGCAAGGAAGGCATGGGCCACGGCGACTTCAAGCTGCTGGCGATGCTGGGCGCCTGGGGTGGCTGGCAGGTGCTGCCGCTGACCATCCTGCTGTCGTCCCTGGTGGGCGCGATCCTCGGCGTGATCATGCTGCGCCTGCGCAACCAGGACACGGCGACGCCGATCCCCTTCGGTCCCTATCTGGCCATTGCCGGCTGGATCGCATTGCTCTGGGGTGATCAAATAACGGCGACCTATCTGCAGTTCGCCGGTCTCAAATGA
- a CDS encoding type II secretion system F family protein, with protein MADKALKTSTFAWEGTDKKGTKVRGELTGQNPALVKAQLRKQGINPTRVRKKSTSILSAGKKIKPLDIALFTRQMATMMKAGVPLMQSFDIIGEGFEKPAMRALVNEVKQEVSAGNSLANSLRKKPDYFDELYCNLVDSGEQAGALETLLDRIATYKEKTEALKAKIKKAMNYPIAVIVVAIIVSAILLIKVVPQFQSVFANFGAELPAFTLMVIGISEMLQEWWFIVLIGLFAFGFAMQQAHRKSEKFRDWGDRTVLKLPIVGDILYKSAVARFARTLATTFAAGVPLVDALDSVAGASGNVVFKNAVMKVKSDVSTGMQLNFSMRTTGVFPAMAVQMTAIGEESGALDDMLDKVASFYEAEVDNAVDGLTALMEPMIMAVLGVLVGGLIIAMYLPIFQLGNVV; from the coding sequence ATGGCGGATAAAGCGCTGAAAACAAGTACCTTCGCCTGGGAAGGGACGGACAAGAAAGGCACCAAGGTCAGGGGAGAACTCACGGGGCAGAACCCGGCGCTGGTGAAGGCACAGTTGCGCAAGCAGGGCATCAACCCCACCCGGGTGCGCAAGAAATCCACCTCGATCCTCAGCGCCGGCAAGAAGATCAAGCCCCTGGATATCGCGCTCTTTACCCGCCAGATGGCCACCATGATGAAAGCCGGCGTGCCGCTGATGCAGTCCTTCGACATCATCGGCGAGGGCTTTGAAAAGCCCGCCATGCGCGCCCTGGTCAACGAGGTGAAGCAGGAAGTGTCCGCCGGTAACAGCCTGGCCAACTCCCTGCGCAAGAAACCCGACTACTTCGATGAGCTCTACTGCAACCTGGTGGACTCCGGTGAACAGGCCGGCGCCCTGGAAACCCTGCTGGACCGCATTGCCACCTACAAGGAAAAGACCGAGGCGCTGAAGGCCAAGATCAAGAAGGCGATGAACTACCCCATCGCCGTGATAGTGGTGGCCATCATCGTATCGGCCATCCTGCTGATCAAGGTGGTGCCGCAGTTCCAGTCGGTCTTCGCGAACTTTGGCGCCGAACTGCCCGCATTTACGCTGATGGTGATCGGTATCTCGGAGATGCTTCAGGAGTGGTGGTTCATCGTCCTGATAGGCCTCTTCGCGTTTGGCTTCGCCATGCAACAAGCCCACAGGAAGTCGGAAAAGTTCCGGGACTGGGGCGACCGCACCGTCCTCAAGCTGCCCATCGTCGGCGATATCCTCTACAAATCCGCCGTCGCTCGTTTTGCTCGCACACTGGCCACCACCTTCGCCGCCGGCGTTCCGCTGGTGGATGCCCTGGACTCGGTGGCCGGCGCCAGCGGCAATGTGGTGTTCAAGAATGCGGTGATGAAGGTGAAATCCGACGTGTCCACCGGCATGCAGCTCAATTTCTCCATGCGCACCACCGGCGTGTTCCCCGCCATGGCGGTTCAGATGACCGCCATCGGCGAAGAGTCCGGCGCCCTGGACGATATGCTGGACAAGGTGGCCAGCTTCTACGAGGCCGAGGTGGATAACGCCGTGGATGGCCTGACCGCCCTGATGGAGCCCATGATCATGGCCGTGCTGGGCGTGCTGGTGGGCGGCCTGATCATCGCCATGTACCTCCCCATCTTCCAACTGGGCAACGTCGTCTAA
- the pilB gene encoding type IV-A pilus assembly ATPase PilB, protein MNETAPALSGLAKQLVLTHLLDERSALQAHTQAQRNKIPLITYLVQNKLLKSRDLAEMAAEQFGVAFLDLSSIDKESQPRELVSEKLIRQHRALPLWRRGNKLFVAISDPTNHQAVTDIQFSTGLNTEAILVEDDKLGDAIEKFFDGAGSGMEELADVDLDGLDVEAVDDNKQDSPGAVDADDAPVVRFVNKMLLDAIRGGSSDLHFEPYERSYRVRFRTDGMLHEVAKPPVQLATRIAARLKVMAALDISERRKPQDGRIKMKISKTKSIDFRVNTLPTLWGEKIVMRILDATSAQMGIDALGYEDEQKNLYMEALKQPQGMILVTGPTGSGKTVSLYTGLNILNTVDINISTAEDPVEINLEGINQVNVNPKQGLDFAQALRAFLRQDPDVIMVGEIRDLETAEIAIKAAQTGHMVLSTLHTNSAAETLTRLRNMGVPAFNIATSVNLIIAQRLARKLCVHCRKEHEVPRETLIKEGFPEARIGSFKLYSPVGCDNCNQGYKGRVGIYEVVKITPALQQLIMEEGNSIQIAQQARRDGFNDLRTSGLVKAMNGITSLEEVNRVTKD, encoded by the coding sequence ATGAACGAAACCGCTCCCGCGCTCTCCGGCCTGGCCAAACAACTGGTGCTGACCCATCTGCTGGATGAGCGAAGCGCGCTGCAGGCCCATACCCAGGCCCAGCGGAACAAGATTCCGCTGATCACCTACCTGGTGCAGAACAAGCTGCTAAAAAGCCGCGACCTGGCGGAAATGGCGGCGGAGCAGTTCGGCGTCGCCTTTCTCGACCTGTCCAGCATCGACAAGGAGAGCCAGCCCAGGGAGTTGGTGAGCGAAAAGCTGATTCGCCAGCACCGCGCCCTGCCCCTGTGGCGTCGGGGCAACAAGCTGTTCGTCGCCATCTCCGACCCCACCAACCACCAGGCCGTCACCGATATCCAGTTCAGCACCGGGCTCAATACCGAAGCCATCCTGGTGGAGGACGACAAGCTGGGGGACGCCATCGAGAAGTTCTTCGACGGCGCCGGCAGCGGCATGGAAGAGCTGGCGGATGTGGACCTGGACGGCCTCGACGTCGAGGCGGTCGACGATAACAAGCAGGACAGCCCGGGCGCCGTGGATGCCGACGATGCGCCAGTGGTGCGCTTCGTCAACAAGATGCTGCTGGATGCCATTCGCGGCGGTTCGTCTGACCTGCACTTCGAACCCTACGAGCGCAGCTACCGCGTGCGCTTCCGTACCGACGGCATGCTCCACGAGGTGGCCAAGCCGCCGGTGCAGTTGGCCACCCGCATCGCCGCCCGCCTGAAGGTGATGGCCGCACTGGATATTTCCGAGCGCCGCAAGCCCCAGGACGGCCGGATCAAGATGAAGATTTCCAAGACGAAATCCATCGACTTCCGGGTGAACACCCTGCCCACCCTCTGGGGCGAAAAGATCGTGATGCGGATCCTCGACGCCACCAGCGCCCAGATGGGCATCGATGCCCTGGGCTACGAGGATGAGCAGAAGAACCTCTATATGGAGGCGCTGAAGCAGCCCCAGGGGATGATCCTGGTGACCGGCCCCACCGGCTCGGGCAAGACGGTCTCCCTCTACACTGGCCTGAATATCCTCAACACCGTGGACATCAATATCTCCACGGCGGAAGACCCGGTGGAGATCAACCTGGAGGGCATCAACCAGGTCAACGTCAACCCCAAGCAGGGCCTGGACTTCGCCCAGGCGCTGAGGGCCTTCCTGCGCCAGGACCCGGACGTGATCATGGTGGGCGAGATCCGCGACCTGGAGACGGCGGAAATCGCCATCAAGGCCGCCCAGACCGGCCACATGGTGTTGTCCACCCTGCACACCAACAGCGCCGCGGAAACCCTGACCCGCCTGCGCAACATGGGGGTGCCGGCCTTCAACATCGCCACCTCGGTCAACCTGATCATCGCCCAGCGCCTGGCACGCAAGTTGTGCGTCCATTGCAGGAAGGAGCATGAGGTGCCCCGGGAGACCCTGATCAAGGAGGGCTTCCCGGAGGCGCGCATCGGCAGTTTCAAACTCTATAGCCCGGTGGGCTGCGACAACTGCAACCAGGGTTACAAGGGCCGAGTGGGTATTTATGAAGTGGTTAAAATCACGCCAGCCCTGCAGCAGCTTATTATGGAAGAAGGCAACTCCATCCAGATCGCCCAGCAGGCGCGCCGCGATGGCTTCAATGACCTGCGAACCTCCGGCCTGGTGAAAGCCATGAACGGCATCACCAGCCTGGAGGAAGTCAACCGCGTGACCAAGGATTAA
- a CDS encoding pilin: MKAQKGFTLIELMIVVAIIGILAAVAIPQYQDYTIKAKIGNALTAADSLKTAVALCSQEAGGVMTNCSTGDAGIPNFTPTTEVASATVDEGVIELTLATGIGTGIDSETITMTPRPGNGTALLWENSTSITTNDIASAAITKNNPPSGS; encoded by the coding sequence ATGAAGGCACAAAAAGGTTTTACCTTGATCGAACTGATGATCGTGGTTGCGATCATCGGCATTCTGGCTGCTGTGGCCATTCCGCAGTATCAGGATTACACCATCAAGGCCAAGATCGGTAATGCTCTGACTGCTGCTGACTCGCTGAAGACTGCTGTAGCTCTTTGCTCCCAAGAGGCTGGTGGTGTAATGACCAACTGCTCGACTGGTGATGCTGGTATTCCGAACTTTACTCCTACCACTGAGGTTGCCAGCGCAACCGTCGATGAGGGTGTAATCGAACTGACCCTCGCTACCGGGATTGGTACTGGTATTGATAGCGAAACTATTACCATGACCCCTCGCCCGGGTAATGGCACTGCGCTGCTGTGGGAGAACTCCACTAGCATCACCACCAACGATATCGCTTCTGCTGCTATTACTAAAAATAACCCGCCGAGCGGCAGCTGA
- a CDS encoding sulfatase-like hydrolase/transferase has protein sequence MRKDMARVLWGGCLLIALNVALLAVSGASLFGKLSRGRVMSSLDVGSVINTPFLIDFFWFVFSFSLLNLLVAFVLYVVWRCCSLSKFRGDSRVFYLLLLFFFLLIYLWNMVLFPWSALAGGAEKGSVFLWGLVSGTCAWLLVIGGGVGSGFRGSKLIVGVLGLGLLVGLWDSSSKEIVVTSARPNIIIIGFDSLRPEMPSERYMPNLNGYLQQSVRFSDAVTPLPRTFPSWMSLLTGVNPVKHGARFNLMPYSLINHDFKSLPKRLKEEGYQTLYAMDEKRFANIDQRYGFDHLVGPKIGVGDFLFGFLSDLPVLNMVRQFPLSEPFFPYVYSNRALSASYMGEDFVGEVEDGIADLDAGLPAFMVVHFCEPHWPYAYVSGKERQTGWLSKFNGQGNFQNYMKSLPRADEQFGKVITALRDAGRLENALVFFVSDHGEGFARDAVTFSSAVGGRPFELSAYGHGTNVVQRFQFQVLMAYQVYRNGKLVSIPSSQERDRVSLLDIYPTVLEYLGIELPKTLDGYSLIGREKIPERNFFVETDFNVSAVLNGQIDADEAFAQGASAYRVESNGYVSLRPDKIGQIMRQKEYSVLSGDKVLAFGDYGKELAPFRLFDYSAMTWRPIEGEDGDPSIREMQLALCRQFASDPLMLEQHVCRSARVADAR, from the coding sequence ATGCGTAAAGATATGGCAAGGGTTCTGTGGGGCGGCTGTTTGCTGATTGCTCTGAATGTTGCGTTGCTGGCTGTAAGTGGGGCTTCACTTTTTGGGAAGCTCTCCAGGGGACGTGTCATGTCTTCTCTGGATGTAGGGAGTGTTATAAATACGCCCTTTCTTATTGATTTTTTTTGGTTTGTCTTTTCTTTTTCTTTGCTAAATTTACTGGTGGCTTTTGTTCTGTATGTTGTTTGGAGGTGTTGTTCGCTCTCTAAGTTTCGAGGTGATTCGAGGGTTTTCTATCTTCTGTTGTTGTTTTTCTTTCTTTTGATTTATCTCTGGAATATGGTTCTTTTTCCGTGGAGTGCATTGGCGGGTGGGGCAGAGAAAGGATCAGTATTTTTGTGGGGGTTGGTGTCTGGAACTTGTGCTTGGCTCCTGGTCATTGGAGGGGGGGTTGGTTCTGGCTTTCGGGGAAGTAAATTAATAGTTGGGGTTCTGGGTCTCGGTTTGTTGGTTGGGTTGTGGGATAGTTCCAGTAAAGAAATTGTTGTTACCAGCGCTCGCCCTAATATCATCATTATTGGATTTGACTCACTCCGCCCTGAAATGCCCAGTGAGCGTTACATGCCCAACCTCAATGGGTATCTTCAACAGTCTGTCCGCTTCAGCGATGCAGTCACTCCGTTGCCTCGTACCTTCCCTTCATGGATGAGTCTTCTGACGGGGGTTAATCCCGTCAAGCATGGCGCTCGCTTCAATCTGATGCCTTACTCGCTTATCAATCATGACTTCAAATCATTGCCTAAGCGTTTGAAGGAAGAGGGTTATCAAACACTTTATGCGATGGATGAGAAGCGCTTTGCAAATATCGATCAGCGTTATGGGTTTGATCATTTAGTAGGGCCAAAGATTGGTGTGGGGGATTTTCTTTTTGGGTTTCTCTCCGATCTTCCAGTTCTCAATATGGTTCGGCAGTTTCCGTTGTCGGAGCCTTTCTTTCCTTACGTTTATTCAAATAGGGCGCTGAGTGCATCCTATATGGGGGAGGATTTTGTTGGTGAAGTCGAGGATGGTATCGCTGACCTTGACGCGGGCCTTCCAGCGTTCATGGTGGTCCACTTCTGTGAACCTCACTGGCCCTATGCATATGTCTCTGGCAAGGAGCGGCAGACGGGTTGGCTCAGTAAGTTCAATGGGCAGGGTAATTTCCAGAACTACATGAAATCCCTGCCGAGAGCTGATGAGCAGTTTGGGAAGGTCATCACTGCGCTTCGTGATGCCGGCCGACTTGAGAATGCCTTGGTGTTCTTCGTTTCCGATCATGGCGAGGGCTTTGCCCGGGATGCCGTAACTTTCAGCTCCGCAGTCGGAGGAAGGCCATTTGAACTGTCTGCGTATGGGCACGGCACCAATGTGGTCCAGCGGTTCCAGTTTCAGGTGCTGATGGCCTACCAGGTTTACCGTAACGGAAAATTGGTGAGCATACCGTCTAGCCAGGAGAGGGATCGAGTAAGCCTTCTCGATATTTATCCAACGGTTCTTGAGTACTTGGGGATAGAGTTGCCAAAGACACTTGATGGTTACTCACTAATTGGTCGCGAGAAAATTCCAGAGCGAAATTTTTTTGTGGAAACTGACTTTAATGTGTCAGCGGTATTGAATGGACAAATTGATGCTGATGAAGCCTTTGCGCAAGGAGCATCTGCGTATCGCGTTGAGTCTAATGGATATGTCAGTCTGCGTCCGGATAAGATTGGGCAAATAATGCGTCAGAAAGAGTACTCCGTTCTTAGTGGAGATAAGGTGCTCGCGTTTGGAGATTATGGCAAGGAGCTGGCGCCTTTTCGTCTGTTTGATTACTCGGCCATGACGTGGAGGCCGATTGAAGGGGAGGATGGCGATCCTTCTATAAGGGAAATGCAGTTGGCACTGTGTAGGCAGTTTGCTTCGGATCCATTGATGTTGGAACAGCATGTATGCAGAAGTGCCCGTGTTGCAGATGCCAGATGA
- a CDS encoding O-antigen ligase family protein yields MKEAREGPDVLLSDSVAILHKNRSRLVWSIMALWFFMVSVTSLSNLSVAVLQAVMVLSFPWLSRFPGGRGISLVWMLWGVSFVLSNFLLYIERESLLSWPRGFVYLAHLMLLLLQAGLVDKAFAVRGLAGKLVRYAAAASVFLVCYLNVESIFLNQWHVAVVEVFFVLSVVIFYFSPFRVGRLGWVFFLFFLTSIVVSNTLSTISGVGGGDWYRGAEVVAHLLLLLAMISWFLRDERSVQVLLATVAAATIVYLFVLMFYWSVLPDPRTYNWAGSPPFFRNIRHLGYLLCISMVVSSWGVFAYGGRLKVVALVTLVLSASMLLWSGGRGGFVAACLGTLSLLLVFHGRPYAREWRWVVMAVLASFMLSSLFPVESGSMGWLTALLRTGGADSSNQLSSGRLEIWRSLLPHISERMWFGWGGEGFLAVRESRSFVQAHNGLLQLLLEWGVVGTALCVLALSRVLFVAVQQVVRKVQPAQALRHQALGISMMCALLALSLVDGVFYHGLTLFFMMIAVALLLASESACLSSGNAVSLEIDSRGRQC; encoded by the coding sequence ATGAAAGAGGCTCGTGAAGGGCCTGATGTCCTGCTTTCTGACTCTGTAGCCATATTACATAAGAATCGGAGCAGGCTTGTGTGGTCAATCATGGCGCTCTGGTTTTTCATGGTGTCTGTGACTTCATTGAGTAACTTGAGCGTGGCGGTGCTTCAGGCGGTGATGGTTTTGAGTTTTCCCTGGTTGTCGCGTTTTCCTGGAGGGAGAGGTATTAGCCTTGTTTGGATGCTCTGGGGTGTTTCATTCGTTCTCTCTAATTTTCTCCTTTATATTGAGCGTGAGTCCCTGCTTTCTTGGCCGAGAGGCTTCGTTTATCTGGCTCATTTAATGCTTTTGCTACTCCAGGCTGGACTTGTCGATAAGGCATTTGCGGTGAGAGGTCTTGCAGGCAAGCTGGTTAGATATGCAGCGGCGGCGTCGGTGTTTTTGGTTTGTTATTTGAATGTTGAAAGTATTTTTCTGAATCAATGGCATGTTGCTGTTGTTGAGGTTTTCTTTGTTCTGAGTGTCGTGATTTTTTATTTTTCTCCATTTAGGGTGGGGCGGCTTGGGTGGGTGTTCTTTCTGTTTTTTTTAACATCTATAGTTGTCTCGAACACGCTTTCCACCATAAGTGGGGTTGGTGGTGGCGACTGGTATCGTGGTGCTGAGGTTGTTGCGCACTTACTTCTTTTGTTGGCGATGATTAGTTGGTTTTTACGAGACGAGCGGTCCGTTCAGGTGCTTCTTGCAACTGTCGCTGCTGCAACGATCGTGTACCTCTTTGTTTTGATGTTTTATTGGAGTGTTCTACCTGATCCGCGTACTTATAATTGGGCGGGAAGCCCTCCTTTTTTTAGGAATATTCGTCATCTGGGTTACTTGCTCTGCATTAGTATGGTCGTCAGTTCATGGGGAGTCTTTGCCTACGGCGGTCGTTTGAAGGTAGTCGCTTTGGTAACACTGGTGCTCTCTGCATCAATGCTTCTTTGGAGTGGCGGGCGTGGAGGGTTCGTTGCAGCCTGTCTTGGAACTCTTTCGCTGCTGCTCGTTTTTCATGGCAGGCCATATGCCAGAGAGTGGCGTTGGGTGGTCATGGCGGTGCTGGCGTCCTTTATGCTTTCCTCACTATTTCCCGTGGAGTCTGGATCCATGGGGTGGTTGACTGCGCTGCTTCGCACGGGAGGGGCGGACTCTTCAAATCAGCTCAGTTCAGGTCGGCTCGAAATTTGGCGCTCTTTACTTCCCCATATCTCCGAGAGGATGTGGTTCGGATGGGGAGGCGAAGGATTTCTAGCTGTTCGGGAGAGTCGAAGTTTCGTACAGGCGCATAATGGGCTGCTTCAGTTGTTGCTCGAGTGGGGCGTCGTGGGGACAGCGTTATGTGTTCTGGCACTATCTCGAGTTCTATTCGTTGCGGTGCAGCAGGTTGTGCGGAAGGTCCAGCCAGCTCAAGCTCTGAGGCATCAGGCACTTGGTATTTCTATGATGTGCGCACTGCTGGCTCTTTCGCTTGTAGATGGTGTGTTCTATCACGGCCTGACTCTGTTCTTCATGATGATTGCTGTCGCGCTCTTACTTGCTTCCGAGTCCGCATGTCTATCCTCCGGCAATGCTGTGTCTCTCGAGATTGATTCAAGGGGGCGCCAGTGCTAG
- the nadC gene encoding carboxylating nicotinate-nucleotide diphosphorylase, with protein sequence MPNLLLADLSAEIEANVRAALKEDIGDGDITAQLIPEDRHARATIITREAALISGTAWVDEVFRQLDPRVSLTWEVRDGQRAEANQALFHLEGPARALLSGERSALNFLQCLSGVATRVGHYVDLVKGTQVKLLDTRKTLPGLRLAQKYAVTCGGGHNHRIGLYDAFLIKENHIAASGGIAQAIEAAHRIAPGKPVEVEVENLDELREALDAGADIIMLDELSLDDMRTAVALTNGRAKLEASGGINETTLRTIAETGVDYISIGALTKDVKAIDLSMRLSL encoded by the coding sequence ATGCCCAACCTCCTCCTCGCCGACCTCAGCGCCGAAATCGAGGCCAACGTCCGTGCCGCACTCAAGGAAGACATCGGCGACGGAGACATCACCGCGCAGCTGATACCCGAGGATCGCCACGCCCGCGCCACCATCATCACCCGCGAAGCCGCCCTCATCAGCGGCACCGCCTGGGTGGACGAAGTGTTCCGCCAACTCGACCCGCGCGTGAGCCTGACCTGGGAGGTGCGCGATGGCCAGCGCGCCGAAGCCAACCAGGCCCTCTTCCACCTCGAAGGCCCGGCCCGCGCCCTGCTCAGCGGCGAACGCAGCGCCCTGAACTTCCTCCAGTGCCTCTCCGGCGTCGCCACCCGCGTCGGCCACTATGTGGACCTGGTGAAAGGCACCCAGGTGAAGCTGCTGGACACCCGCAAGACCTTGCCGGGCCTGCGCCTGGCGCAGAAGTACGCCGTCACCTGCGGTGGCGGCCATAACCACCGCATCGGGCTCTACGACGCCTTCCTGATCAAGGAAAACCATATCGCCGCGTCCGGCGGCATCGCCCAGGCCATCGAGGCCGCCCACCGCATCGCCCCCGGCAAGCCCGTGGAGGTCGAAGTGGAGAACCTGGATGAACTGCGAGAGGCCCTGGATGCCGGCGCCGACATCATCATGCTCGACGAACTCAGCCTCGACGACATGCGCACCGCCGTCGCCCTCACCAACGGCCGCGCCAAGCTGGAAGCCTCCGGCGGCATCAACGAGACCACCCTGCGCACCATCGCCGAGACCGGCGTGGACTACATCTCCATCGGCGCCCTGACCAAGGATGTGAAAGCCATCGACCTGTCGATGCGGCTGAGCCTCTGA